The Geobacillus stearothermophilus ATCC 12980 genome contains a region encoding:
- the ctaG gene encoding cytochrome c oxidase assembly factor CtaG produces the protein MFQSLQMFGPVALWSPFFLLVLAAVALLYIGITGPWRQRFGLDDPVPGKQKAYFLVGIALLYVCKGSPLDLLGHLSFTAHMVQMAVLYLIVPQCFILGIPAPLYERLFRFAAVRRPFQLLTKPVIALLLFNGLFSLYHVPMIFDTVKMNMILHAVVTTVIFVAAFCMWWPLVNKLPDWQTLSGLKKMGYIFANGMLLTPACALIIFTDTPLYATYTDPKAWMASLALCVPQGTLASLDLTGPQMFLSMSPFHDQQLGGVLMKIIQEIVYGIMLFVVFSEWYRKEREKEPNMGMEPRPTKL, from the coding sequence ATGTTTCAATCGCTGCAAATGTTTGGCCCCGTCGCCCTTTGGAGTCCGTTTTTTTTGCTTGTGTTAGCGGCGGTTGCGTTGCTGTACATTGGGATCACCGGGCCATGGCGGCAGCGCTTTGGCCTTGATGATCCGGTTCCGGGCAAACAGAAGGCGTACTTTTTGGTCGGCATCGCGCTCCTTTACGTATGCAAAGGTTCGCCGCTTGATCTGCTCGGCCATTTATCGTTTACTGCTCATATGGTGCAAATGGCGGTGCTGTATTTGATCGTGCCGCAATGTTTCATTTTAGGCATTCCGGCGCCGCTGTATGAGCGCCTCTTCCGTTTCGCCGCGGTGCGCCGCCCGTTTCAGCTGCTGACGAAGCCGGTCATCGCTCTACTGCTGTTTAACGGCTTGTTTTCGCTTTACCATGTGCCGATGATTTTTGACACCGTTAAAATGAATATGATTTTGCACGCTGTCGTCACTACGGTCATTTTTGTCGCCGCGTTTTGCATGTGGTGGCCGCTTGTCAACAAGCTGCCTGATTGGCAAACGTTGTCGGGATTGAAAAAAATGGGCTACATTTTCGCCAATGGTATGCTGTTGACGCCGGCTTGCGCGCTGATCATTTTTACGGACACGCCGCTTTATGCGACGTACACCGACCCGAAGGCATGGATGGCTTCTTTGGCGCTTTGCGTGCCGCAAGGGACTTTGGCGTCGCTTGATTTGACAGGCCCGCAAATGTTCTTGTCGATGTCGCCGTTTCATGACCAACAGCTCGGCGGGGTATTGATGAAAATTATTCAAGAAATCGTATACGGGATCATGCTGTTCGTTGTTTTCAGCGAATGGTATCGGAAAGAGCGGGAAAAAGAACCGAACATGGGTATGGAGCCGCGGCCGACGAAATTGTAA
- a CDS encoding DUF420 domain-containing protein: MAILPTISTSCIVISALLVAYGWYLISRKRTEAHKKVMLAAAVFALLFFIIYMSRTLFIGNTSFGGPENVKVYYTVFLIFHIMLATVGAVFGLVTIWTGLKDSRSRHRRLGPVTSIIWFGSASTGVIVYLLLYVLYPGGQTTSLIKAVLGF; the protein is encoded by the coding sequence ATGGCGATTTTACCGACGATCAGCACAAGTTGCATCGTGATCAGCGCTTTGCTTGTTGCTTACGGCTGGTATTTGATCAGCCGCAAACGGACGGAAGCGCATAAAAAGGTGATGTTGGCCGCCGCCGTCTTTGCGCTGTTGTTTTTTATCATTTACATGTCGCGGACGTTGTTTATTGGCAATACGAGCTTCGGCGGACCGGAGAATGTCAAAGTCTATTATACGGTGTTTCTTATTTTCCATATCATGTTGGCGACAGTGGGAGCCGTATTTGGCCTTGTGACGATCTGGACGGGGCTGAAAGACAGCCGCTCCCGCCATCGCCGGCTTGGGCCGGTGACGAGCATTATTTGGTTCGGCAGCGCTTCGACGGGGGTCATCGTGTATTTGCTTCTTTACGTCCTGTACCCGGGTGGGCAGACGACCTCGCTGATTAAAGCAGTGCTCGGATTTTAG
- a CDS encoding Asp23/Gls24 family envelope stress response protein — protein MKTFRHRKRSAVEATLLTIVMMCVREWEDVVMDDCEIFVAVSQEDRCRISVKLSVRYGASVLAVCRQLQQQIAEEIAAMTPYSAESVDVTVKRLVAT, from the coding sequence GTGAAGACGTTCCGGCATCGGAAGCGGAGCGCCGTAGAAGCGACGCTGTTGACGATTGTCATGATGTGTGTGCGGGAATGGGAAGACGTTGTAATGGACGATTGCGAAATATTTGTAGCTGTTTCACAAGAGGACCGCTGCCGCATCAGCGTGAAGCTATCCGTCCGGTATGGGGCGTCGGTACTCGCGGTTTGCCGGCAGCTGCAGCAGCAAATTGCTGAGGAGATCGCCGCGATGACGCCATACAGCGCCGAGTCGGTCGATGTGACGGTCAAACGGCTTGTCGCGACGTAA
- a CDS encoding YugN family protein: MKFDNSGLENQTVELSLLDDIMARHGFVRAAQWDYERVTYDRKYVIKEGTYYLRVQGYAIEGDVDSRYALIKLLTPILGKHYYPHGVEYGEDEHFPSSLVGQCQKVLEQVKREIEKTKE, translated from the coding sequence ATGAAATTTGACAATAGCGGTCTTGAAAATCAAACGGTTGAACTGTCCCTCCTTGATGACATCATGGCGCGCCACGGTTTTGTACGCGCGGCGCAGTGGGATTACGAACGGGTCACATACGACCGGAAATACGTGATTAAAGAGGGAACATACTATTTGCGTGTTCAAGGGTACGCGATCGAAGGGGATGTCGACTCGCGCTATGCACTCATTAAACTGCTCACACCGATTTTAGGGAAACATTACTATCCGCATGGCGTTGAATATGGCGAAGATGAGCATTTTCCATCTTCCCTTGTCGGCCAATGCCAAAAAGTATTGGAGCAAGTCAAACGCGAAATTGAAAAGACGAAAGAGTAA
- a CDS encoding CBS domain-containing protein: MQTVRDIMSTDVQYCTPLDNMYEVAVKMREFNVGAIPIVDQGRLVGMITDRDLVVRGIAEKHPGSTAVTEVMSRELVTVSPDDSVQKAADIMARHQIRRLPVVEGGRLVGIVALGDLATNRYSDESAGRALSEISEQHRVH; this comes from the coding sequence ATGCAAACGGTTCGGGACATCATGTCGACGGATGTACAATATTGCACCCCGCTTGACAACATGTATGAAGTGGCTGTAAAAATGCGTGAATTTAATGTTGGCGCCATTCCGATCGTCGATCAAGGCCGCCTCGTCGGAATGATTACGGACCGCGATTTAGTCGTGCGCGGCATCGCGGAAAAACATCCGGGTTCAACGGCGGTGACCGAAGTGATGAGCCGCGAGCTGGTGACGGTGTCGCCGGACGATTCCGTGCAAAAAGCGGCGGACATCATGGCGCGCCATCAAATTCGCCGTCTCCCGGTCGTTGAAGGCGGCCGTTTAGTCGGCATCGTTGCCCTCGGCGACTTGGCGACGAACCGTTATTCGGATGAGAGCGCCGGCCGTGCGCTTAGCGAGATTTCTGAACAACATCGCGTCCATTGA
- a CDS encoding CAP domain-containing protein, whose product MKWFFLFLFLLIGFYYFVPSPPPQSPPEQPKTNGYTLKEPKATAGVAVLIGRPAQEAEKQFGAPDRIDPSAYGYDWWVYSRRPESYFQIGVLGGKIVTALVGGEKVNVEPFAIGQRLQTIFQTMPVLSNIKITLNSGTYRFELSEQDYSSRPVVKVGEAYAQLYIDRFTGRVAAVRLMDAETFVKLRPYELVYRGRLPAATPLSEKEQRQVDAANAKQIFDWTNLIRRRHELPPLVWDSKAAMAAAKHSQDMHDHQFFSHESPQYGDLSKRLGALGVSFQLAGENIAAHQVDGVEATVGWLNSQKHREIMLNAEFTHLGVGVYADYYTQNFLTPL is encoded by the coding sequence GTGAAATGGTTTTTTCTTTTTTTGTTCTTATTGATCGGGTTTTACTATTTTGTGCCGAGTCCGCCGCCGCAAAGCCCTCCGGAGCAGCCCAAAACAAATGGATACACGCTGAAAGAACCGAAAGCAACCGCCGGCGTCGCTGTGTTGATCGGCCGGCCGGCGCAAGAGGCGGAAAAGCAGTTCGGCGCGCCGGATCGAATTGATCCGTCAGCTTATGGCTACGATTGGTGGGTGTACAGCCGCCGCCCTGAATCGTATTTCCAAATCGGGGTGCTTGGCGGCAAAATCGTCACGGCTTTAGTCGGCGGGGAAAAGGTGAACGTCGAGCCGTTTGCGATTGGCCAGCGTCTGCAGACGATTTTCCAAACGATGCCCGTCCTGTCCAACATTAAGATTACACTAAACAGCGGGACGTACCGGTTTGAGCTGTCGGAACAAGATTATTCCTCAAGACCGGTCGTTAAAGTGGGAGAGGCGTATGCCCAGCTGTACATCGACCGGTTTACCGGCCGTGTGGCCGCTGTTCGCCTCATGGACGCAGAAACGTTTGTGAAACTGCGGCCGTATGAGCTTGTGTACCGCGGCCGCCTGCCCGCGGCTACCCCGTTGTCAGAGAAAGAACAGCGGCAGGTCGATGCGGCCAATGCGAAGCAAATTTTTGACTGGACGAACTTGATCCGCCGCCGTCATGAGCTCCCCCCCCTTGTCTGGGACAGCAAAGCCGCCATGGCTGCCGCCAAGCATAGCCAGGATATGCATGACCACCAGTTCTTCTCTCATGAATCGCCGCAATACGGCGATTTATCCAAACGGCTTGGCGCCTTGGGCGTTTCATTTCAGCTCGCTGGGGAAAATATTGCCGCTCATCAAGTAGATGGCGTCGAGGCGACGGTTGGGTGGCTGAACAGCCAAAAGCACCGGGAAATTATGCTGAATGCGGAATTTACCCACCTTGGCGTCGGCGTTTATGCCGATTATTATACGCAAAATTTCCTGACGCCGCTATGA
- a CDS encoding YlbD family protein, translated as MAKPLHPSVEQFKQFVKKHPKLIQEVRSGKKTWKQVYEDWYLFGEDDDIWEPYRDAGGKEKREEKGASKWLDKLAAMLGQLDAAEVQKHLASVQQALAAIQGILSEFQGASPQRPNKEEHPFSFRQD; from the coding sequence ATGGCCAAGCCTCTGCATCCTTCCGTTGAACAGTTCAAACAGTTTGTCAAAAAACACCCGAAACTCATTCAAGAGGTGCGCAGCGGCAAAAAGACGTGGAAGCAAGTGTATGAGGACTGGTACTTGTTCGGAGAGGATGACGACATATGGGAACCGTACCGAGACGCAGGCGGCAAGGAGAAAAGAGAGGAAAAGGGAGCAAGCAAATGGCTTGATAAGCTCGCGGCGATGCTTGGACAGCTTGACGCGGCAGAAGTGCAAAAACACTTGGCAAGCGTCCAACAGGCCCTCGCTGCGATCCAGGGCATTCTGTCTGAATTTCAAGGAGCCAGTCCGCAACGGCCCAACAAAGAGGAGCATCCGTTTTCGTTTCGCCAAGACTAA
- a CDS encoding YlbE-like family protein codes for MRRDVWQYVQANPMLRAFVREQPRWYRLLARRPHELSALQLAALRHYGQTIPDKVEKISQSLQMASLMWQMFKALRD; via the coding sequence ATGAGAAGAGATGTATGGCAATATGTGCAGGCAAACCCGATGTTGCGCGCGTTTGTTCGTGAACAGCCGCGCTGGTACCGGCTGCTCGCTCGCCGTCCGCACGAGCTGTCGGCGCTCCAGTTGGCCGCCTTGCGCCATTACGGGCAGACGATCCCCGATAAAGTAGAAAAAATTTCCCAATCGTTGCAGATGGCCTCTCTCATGTGGCAAATGTTTAAAGCGCTGCGCGACTAA
- a CDS encoding YlbF family regulator, with translation MRIATLERIEILDKAESLAKMVVESEVADEYRRAFRRLKQDRRAQQLIARFVKLKERYEEVQRFGKYHPDYRNVMKEVREAKRELDLHETVAAFKESEKALQQLLDDISVLIGKAVSEHVKVPTGNPYFLSAGCSGGCRSGGGCGCRA, from the coding sequence GTGAGGATCGCTACTCTCGAGCGCATCGAGATTTTGGATAAAGCAGAATCGTTGGCGAAAATGGTTGTCGAGTCGGAGGTGGCGGATGAATACCGCCGCGCGTTTCGGCGGCTCAAACAAGACCGCCGCGCTCAGCAGCTGATCGCCCGTTTCGTCAAGCTGAAAGAGCGGTATGAGGAGGTGCAGCGCTTCGGCAAATACCATCCCGATTACCGCAACGTGATGAAAGAAGTGCGTGAGGCGAAACGGGAGCTTGATTTGCATGAGACGGTGGCCGCCTTTAAAGAGTCGGAAAAAGCGCTGCAACAGCTGCTTGATGACATTAGCGTGTTGATCGGCAAGGCTGTCTCGGAACATGTCAAAGTGCCGACCGGGAACCCGTACTTCCTGTCAGCCGGCTGTTCCGGCGGCTGCAGATCCGGCGGAGGCTGCGGCTGCCGAGCATAG
- a CDS encoding YlbG family protein yields the protein MFPKRQGIIVWLHSLKYGKQLRKFGNIHYISKRLKYAVLYCDMEQVDHVMKKLAALPFVKLVEPSYRPFLKLEFESKGEKEKDSPYPLG from the coding sequence ATGTTTCCAAAACGGCAAGGGATTATCGTTTGGCTTCATTCATTGAAATACGGGAAGCAGCTGCGCAAATTCGGCAACATTCACTATATTTCAAAGCGGCTGAAATATGCCGTTCTGTACTGCGACATGGAGCAAGTCGACCATGTGATGAAAAAACTGGCGGCGCTCCCGTTCGTCAAACTCGTTGAGCCGTCGTATCGTCCGTTTTTAAAGCTGGAGTTTGAATCGAAAGGGGAGAAAGAGAAAGACTCCCCGTATCCGCTTGGATGA
- a CDS encoding DUF7147 family protein, with the protein MIQRFIELGEGYSDIYELMELARANRHRLSGFFAFHTVKKGQAVVSLVVVLHPTDPGDFQPLYICREGVPDPSVKPNKRYDLFAETAKELGFGVIHLDVKPSTMFAELDLYYQHLIGIMRMNRFIPPLQ; encoded by the coding sequence ATGATCCAGCGTTTTATCGAACTTGGCGAAGGCTATTCCGATATATATGAGCTGATGGAGCTGGCGCGCGCCAACCGCCACCGTTTATCCGGCTTTTTTGCTTTCCATACGGTGAAAAAAGGCCAGGCGGTCGTCTCCTTGGTTGTTGTGCTCCACCCAACCGACCCGGGCGACTTTCAACCGCTTTACATTTGCCGTGAAGGTGTTCCCGATCCCTCCGTCAAACCGAACAAACGGTACGATTTGTTTGCGGAAACCGCGAAAGAGCTTGGCTTTGGCGTCATCCATCTCGACGTCAAGCCGTCAACGATGTTCGCGGAACTCGACTTATATTATCAGCACTTAATCGGCATTATGCGAATGAACCGCTTCATCCCGCCGCTCCAATAG
- the rsmD gene encoding 16S rRNA (guanine(966)-N(2))-methyltransferase RsmD: MRVISGTCKGRHLQAVPGLSTRPTTDKVKEAVFNMIGPYFAGGIGLDLFAGSGGLGIEALSRGLERVIFVDHDGKAVQTVRKNVAACGLERRAEIYRNDAERALRAVAKRGLRFSVIFLDPPYKEKKWPALLSFIDNHDLLEDDGVVVAEHLAEVELPEEVGRLKQWKRETYGITGVTIYRRTDEQKGDERDGEHCRLPGEL, translated from the coding sequence ATGAGAGTCATTTCCGGAACATGCAAAGGTCGGCATCTGCAAGCGGTTCCAGGATTGTCGACGCGGCCGACGACCGACAAGGTGAAAGAAGCGGTTTTTAATATGATCGGCCCGTATTTCGCCGGCGGCATCGGCCTCGATTTGTTCGCCGGAAGCGGCGGCTTGGGCATCGAAGCGCTTAGCCGCGGGCTTGAGCGCGTCATTTTCGTCGATCATGACGGAAAGGCCGTGCAGACGGTCCGAAAAAACGTTGCCGCCTGTGGACTTGAGCGCCGGGCGGAAATTTACCGCAACGACGCCGAGCGGGCGTTGAGGGCGGTGGCGAAGCGAGGCCTGCGCTTTTCCGTCATCTTTCTCGATCCTCCGTACAAGGAGAAAAAGTGGCCGGCGCTGTTATCGTTTATCGACAATCACGATTTGTTGGAGGACGATGGCGTTGTCGTTGCCGAACATTTGGCTGAGGTCGAGCTGCCGGAAGAAGTCGGCCGCTTGAAGCAGTGGAAGCGGGAAACATACGGCATCACCGGCGTCACTATTTACCGCCGGACTGACGAACAGAAAGGGGACGAACGCGATGGCGAGCATTGCCGTTTGCCCGGGGAGCTTTGA
- the coaD gene encoding pantetheine-phosphate adenylyltransferase produces MASIAVCPGSFDPVTYGHLDIIKRGAKVFDKVYVAVLNNSSKKPLFTVEERMELLREVTRTLENVHVESFHGLLVDYARSKNANAILRGLRAVSDFEYEMQITSMNRVLDENIETFFMMTNSQYAFLSSSIVKEVAKYNGDISELVPPVVEAALKRKFASMAAD; encoded by the coding sequence ATGGCGAGCATTGCCGTTTGCCCGGGGAGCTTTGATCCGGTGACATACGGGCATTTGGATATTATCAAACGGGGGGCAAAAGTATTTGACAAAGTTTATGTGGCGGTGTTAAACAATTCCTCGAAAAAGCCGCTGTTTACGGTTGAGGAGCGGATGGAGCTGCTGCGCGAGGTGACGCGGACGCTAGAAAACGTGCATGTCGAATCGTTTCACGGCCTGCTTGTTGACTATGCCCGCAGCAAAAACGCCAACGCCATTTTGCGCGGTTTGCGCGCGGTGTCTGACTTCGAGTATGAAATGCAAATTACATCGATGAACCGCGTCTTGGACGAGAACATTGAAACGTTTTTTATGATGACGAACAGCCAGTATGCGTTTTTGAGTTCAAGCATCGTCAAGGAGGTCGCTAAATATAACGGCGACATCTCCGAACTTGTGCCGCCGGTTGTCGAGGCGGCCCTGAAGCGGAAATTCGCCTCGATGGCCGCCGATTGA
- the ylbJ gene encoding sporulation integral membrane protein YlbJ, with translation MKRNWRAKLKTALLASAVTLFAFSLICYPKQSLQASIRGLNMWWEVVFPSLLPFFIVSELLISFGVVSFLGVLLEPLMRPLFRVPGVGGFAWAMGMASGYPSGAKLTARLYQEKQLSTIEAERLSSFTNSSNPLFIFGAVSAGFFNNPQLGLLLAVSHYLGNIAVGLVMRFHGIRKERGQPKRRPRSFSLPYALRTLHKTRLKNEQPLGKLLGDAVHSSVQTLLMIGGFIILFSVVNQLLYMMHLTEQLAPLLRQLLRLVQLPEQLDIPIFSGLFEITLGSQMISQTDEAELLEKAVAVSFVLAFGGFSVQAQVASILAEANIRFQPFFIARFLHGVFAASFTYLLWEPLYLRAAGNETGNIPVFWHAAAESVWHERWQWLQHYGPLATMLFLCLYIWLAANASNKTRGRL, from the coding sequence TTGAAGCGAAACTGGAGAGCGAAACTAAAAACGGCGCTGCTCGCTTCCGCTGTGACGTTATTCGCCTTTTCGCTCATTTGTTATCCAAAACAGTCGCTCCAAGCATCCATTCGCGGGTTAAATATGTGGTGGGAAGTCGTGTTCCCGTCGCTCCTGCCGTTTTTCATTGTCTCGGAGCTGCTCATCAGCTTTGGCGTCGTTAGCTTTCTCGGCGTCTTGCTGGAGCCGCTGATGCGCCCGCTTTTTCGCGTCCCAGGCGTCGGCGGGTTTGCCTGGGCGATGGGGATGGCATCCGGCTACCCGTCGGGGGCGAAGCTGACCGCCCGCCTGTATCAAGAAAAACAACTGTCGACCATCGAGGCCGAGCGGCTCTCTTCGTTCACCAATTCTTCCAACCCGCTATTTATATTTGGGGCTGTTTCAGCTGGGTTTTTTAACAATCCGCAGCTTGGTTTGTTGCTGGCCGTCTCCCATTATTTAGGGAACATTGCCGTCGGACTAGTGATGCGCTTTCACGGCATCCGGAAAGAACGGGGGCAGCCGAAGCGGCGGCCGCGCTCGTTTTCGCTCCCGTATGCGCTGCGCACGCTCCACAAAACGCGGCTGAAGAATGAACAGCCGCTTGGCAAGCTGCTCGGCGATGCCGTCCACTCTTCCGTTCAAACGTTGTTGATGATCGGCGGCTTTATTATTCTCTTTTCCGTCGTCAACCAATTGTTGTATATGATGCACTTGACCGAGCAGCTCGCCCCCTTGCTGCGCCAGCTGCTCCGGCTCGTCCAGCTTCCGGAGCAGCTTGATATTCCGATTTTTTCCGGGTTGTTTGAAATTACGCTCGGCAGCCAAATGATCAGCCAGACAGATGAAGCCGAGCTGCTGGAAAAGGCGGTGGCCGTCAGCTTCGTCTTGGCTTTCGGTGGCTTTTCCGTTCAAGCGCAAGTGGCCAGCATTCTCGCTGAGGCCAACATCCGCTTTCAACCGTTTTTCATCGCCCGTTTTCTGCATGGAGTTTTTGCGGCTTCATTTACATATTTGCTTTGGGAGCCGTTGTACCTTCGGGCGGCAGGCAACGAAACCGGCAATATTCCGGTGTTTTGGCACGCCGCCGCAGAGAGCGTCTGGCACGAAAGATGGCAATGGCTGCAGCACTATGGGCCACTGGCCACGATGCTGTTTCTGTGCCTTTATATATGGCTCGCCGCCAACGCAAGCAACAAAACGCGCGGACGCTTGTGA
- a CDS encoding patatin-like phospholipase family protein, translating into MPPKIGLALGSGGARGFAHLGVLKVLQEEGIPISYLAGSSIGALVAVLYASGHGLSRLYRLAKSFRRNDFLDWTVPKMGLIAGERITEFIRLLTKGRRIEELSPPVAVIAADLQTGEKVVFRQGDAAQAVRASISIPGIFVPAAVDGRLLVDGGVVDRVPVSVVRAMGADLVIAVDVVPLNKEAEIASLVDVIWKSLDILQAELVAHRELASDVMIRPRVEQYSSRAFTHIEDIIARGEEEARKQAGAIRQAIEQWKEPKHQ; encoded by the coding sequence GTGCCGCCGAAGATCGGATTGGCGCTCGGGTCAGGGGGCGCGCGCGGATTTGCTCACCTCGGCGTATTGAAAGTGCTACAGGAGGAAGGAATCCCTATTTCTTATTTGGCGGGCAGCAGCATCGGCGCGCTTGTGGCTGTCCTTTATGCGAGCGGCCACGGCCTCAGCCGCCTTTATCGGCTCGCCAAGTCGTTCCGGCGCAACGATTTTCTCGATTGGACGGTGCCGAAAATGGGGCTGATCGCCGGTGAGCGCATCACCGAATTCATTCGTTTGTTGACGAAAGGGAGGCGGATTGAAGAGCTTTCTCCGCCGGTGGCGGTCATCGCCGCTGATTTGCAGACGGGGGAAAAAGTCGTGTTTCGGCAAGGGGATGCGGCCCAAGCTGTGCGGGCGAGCATCTCGATCCCCGGCATTTTTGTGCCCGCGGCGGTGGACGGGCGGCTGCTTGTTGATGGCGGTGTCGTGGACCGCGTGCCGGTATCGGTCGTTCGGGCGATGGGGGCCGATCTTGTCATCGCGGTCGATGTCGTCCCGTTGAACAAAGAGGCGGAAATTGCCTCGCTTGTGGATGTCATTTGGAAGAGCCTTGATATTTTGCAAGCCGAGCTCGTCGCCCATCGGGAACTCGCCTCGGACGTGATGATCCGGCCGCGCGTAGAGCAATACAGCTCGCGGGCGTTCACCCATATCGAAGACATTATTGCCCGCGGCGAAGAGGAAGCGCGGAAACAAGCCGGGGCGATCCGCCAAGCGATTGAACAGTGGAAGGAGCCAAAGCACCAATGA
- a CDS encoding SepM family pheromone-processing serine protease, with amino-acid sequence MKKRTYIAAFFFGAVLAVLLIFMKLPYYVTMPGSAQKLTPLVHVEHGDRDAGAFMLTTVRMGRANVIAYLLAHIRPFYELHPVEEIKQEGESDKEYTMRQLELMEQSKEAAIVVAYRHAGKPVSYEPKGVYVMNVLPDMPAEGRLQAGDRLAALDGRPLTTSEQIIDYIRKKKEGDRVRIAFVREGERREVELRLKPFPHHPNQIGLGVTLMTDYDVRTDPPVDVDSEQIGGPSAGLMFSLEIYNQLVEEDMTKGHNIAGTGTIDIHGQVGPIGGVSQKVVAADRAGAEVFFAPNEHGSPSSNYREAVQTAKKIGTNMKIVPVDTFEDAIRYLRSMPEA; translated from the coding sequence ATGAAGAAACGAACGTATATAGCGGCGTTTTTCTTTGGCGCCGTCCTTGCCGTTTTGCTTATTTTTATGAAATTGCCGTATTACGTGACGATGCCGGGAAGCGCGCAAAAGTTAACGCCGCTTGTTCATGTCGAGCACGGCGACCGCGATGCGGGGGCGTTCATGTTGACGACGGTCCGCATGGGGCGGGCGAACGTCATCGCGTACTTGCTCGCCCATATCCGCCCGTTTTATGAGCTGCATCCGGTTGAAGAGATTAAACAGGAAGGGGAAAGCGACAAAGAATATACGATGCGTCAGCTAGAACTGATGGAACAGTCAAAGGAAGCGGCGATTGTCGTCGCTTACCGGCACGCTGGGAAGCCGGTTTCATATGAGCCGAAAGGTGTGTATGTGATGAACGTTCTCCCTGACATGCCGGCGGAGGGACGCTTGCAGGCCGGCGACCGCCTCGCCGCGCTCGACGGCCGGCCGTTGACAACGTCGGAGCAAATCATCGACTACATTCGGAAGAAAAAAGAGGGAGACCGCGTCCGCATCGCGTTTGTCCGCGAGGGGGAGCGGCGGGAGGTCGAGCTCCGGCTGAAGCCGTTCCCGCACCATCCAAACCAAATCGGCCTTGGGGTGACGCTCATGACCGATTATGACGTCCGCACCGACCCGCCGGTTGACGTTGACTCGGAACAGATCGGCGGTCCGTCGGCGGGGCTGATGTTTTCGCTTGAAATTTACAATCAGCTCGTTGAAGAAGATATGACGAAAGGCCATAACATTGCCGGCACCGGAACGATCGACATTCATGGACAAGTCGGCCCGATCGGCGGTGTTTCACAAAAAGTCGTGGCCGCTGACCGCGCAGGGGCGGAAGTGTTTTTCGCTCCGAATGAACATGGCTCCCCGTCATCGAACTACCGGGAGGCGGTGCAGACCGCGAAAAAAATCGGGACGAACATGAAAATCGTCCCGGTCGATACGTTTGAAGATGCGATCCGTTATTTGCGCTCCATGCCGGAAGCGTAA